AACATATCAAGTTCATTAATTATATCACTAACCCTTCTTTGCGTTACACTTTCAACTCCAACCTTCTTTGTAAGTTTAACATAAATCTCGTAAACTTCTCCGGTAGTTAAACTTCTCTTCTTTTCCCTAAAACCTATAACAATAGCTAATAAAACTAGTTTCGAATGAAATGGAAGTGTAGAGACAACCTCGAATACCCTGTCCCTTTCTATTTCGACTCTAGCTTTATTTACATGTTCTACTGAAACTTTTTCAGATCCTTCCCTTTCAGCTATTTCTCCAGCTACCCTTAAAAGATCTAAAGCCCTTCTAGCATCTCCATGATCCCTAGCTGCCAAGGCTGAACAAAGCTTTAATACTTCGTCAGAAATAGCAGACTCATAAAAAGCTAATTGAGCTCTCTTTCTTAAAATATCCTCTAATTCTTCGGCGTTATATGGCGGAAAAACTACTTCTTCTTCACTCAAACTACTTTTAACCCTAGGGTCAAGGAACTCTATGAATTTCACATCATTAGTTATTCCTATTAGTGAGACTTTACTTTTCCCTATATCATAATTAGCCCTAGTTAACCTGTACAATATATCATCACCATGTTTCTTTACTAGAGCGTCTATTTCATCTAGGACTATTACTATAATAGGCTTTAATTCACTAACCTTCTTTAAGAACCTCTTATATAACTCAGCTGTTGAAATTCCAGTAAAAGGAACTCTAACACCTAAAGTCTCTAACATATCCGCTAAGATCCTATAAGGAGTGTCCGTTTGTCTTGTGTTAATGTAAATATAAATGAATGAATTGTTAATTTTTTCATATAATTTCTTTAGTACAAATTTTGTCACAGCTGTTTTGCCAGTTCCAGTTAGTCCATAAATAAAAATATTGTTCGGTTTTTCTACCCTAATAATAGGAGATAATATTTCAACTAGTCTTCTAATTTGGTCCTCTCTATGAGGCAATTCGTCAGGAACATAATCTGGCAATAATAATTCTCTATTACGGAATATTTTAGATTTTTTAAGAGATGATAATATATCGTCAATGATATTGCTCATTAACTATTATCTTTATATGTGAACATTAAAAAGGATCCTACATTTTACTCCCCAGTAAAAAACCCCTCTATTTCCACTGGAGACTTTTAAAGTAATACTGAACTCTTCTTCCCCTCTATTTCCACTGGAATATTAATTATACTGAAAATGATGCAAACTAAGGGGTTTGTATAATAAAGATTGCTAGAGATTGATTTTAATGTAGCGGAAAGTTATGAAAAGAGTTTCCAGTTGAAATTGAGGGGTCTCTGTGTTTAATAAAAATTCAAAAATATTAATTAGTATAATTTTAAAGGAAAAATAAATATCTTTAAATAGAAATTAGTTATGTTACCAGCTCTGATTATTCTTAAATTTTAAATTAGAATTAAAAGCAAAATAAATACTTAATTGATTTGTATTCAACCTAGAATAACATCTTGCTAGTCATCACTTAATTAGCTGATAGTTAAATACTTTCCATTAATCTTTTATTCAATACTGATTTTGCAGCTAATCTTTTTCCAACTTATTGTTTATCTTGTTTTCATACAACTAATTATAAATGACTAATAAAGAATAAAGATATAAACTTGATATAACTCAAATACCTTTAACTCTTAAACGAGAAGAAAGAGTAGGGCTTGAATAAATTGTATATAATTGAATATTAGATGTGGCTATTAAATTGAGACAAAATACACTGGAAAGTGTAGCTAGAGATTTAGTTATATTCATAAGCTAAGAGAAGATGCGTAACAGTATATGCTGAGAATCTAGTTAAAAATATTTAGGTTCAAATATAAAACATGATGTTTTCTTCTTTAATTGTTTTGTTGCTAATTTTGATAGAACTTATTTTAATGACATTTCTACTTTGATTAGGTTTAGCAACTGAATTAACAAATTTGATAAGGAACTTATGACAAAAAGCGAAAATATGAAAACATAACCTAGCCAATACGTTTAGTTTGACTAATTTTTGCTTTTTAGAGAGGTATATATAAATATCGTATAAAATATTCTGTAATATATTAATAAATTATAGAACATCTACATAATAAATTGATAAATTAAAAATGTCTTTTAGCTGAACAACTAAGAATCCTACAGACTAATGTAGTGCATAAACTTTAAATTAGAAGTAGAAATAGTATTTAATGGGCCGGTAGCTCAGCCTGGAAGAGTGCTCGGTTGGCATCCGAGAGGTCCCGGGTTCAAATCCCGGCCGGTCCATCTTTTTGTCGTCTCATAATATGATTAAAAAATACTTATCATTTTAAGAAAGATTTAACTGGGGGAGTAAAACTAACGTAATTATTTCTACTATATAAAAATAAAAATACTTAAAGAATAAATTAAAATTACGAAATATTTGTTTCTATTTCTTATCCTTATCGAATCATTTTCTATTGATGAATACTATATAAAGTATTATTTCGAATATAATGATTGTGCTTTCATCTGTTACAAAAGCTAAATCAGCTGTCATTGAAGGACGAGTAATTAGATTACAAGTTTCTGATGCTTATTATTATTTATATATATTTCTAGGCAAAAATAGGGATTACATACTTAACGAGAGAATGTGTTCATGTAAGGATTTTCTTTATAATGTTATGTTTAGGGGAAAGAAAAATAAATGCTATCATCAGTTAGCTTTAGAGTATGCATTAGAAAAAGATATGCTTATTACGATAGAAATAAACAAGGAAACGTTAATAGATATCATCATGGAAATTTATACAATGGATAAGTCATTTATACTACGGAAAATATTATTTAGCCGAGGTCAAAAACGTTGATTCCTACCCTGGGAATATTATATTTAGCTGTTGTAGGCGTTTTGATATCTGGCATTATATATATCTCTTTTGCGGAAGTTTTTAAGAACGGAATAAAAATTAAGATTACAAGGGGTAAAGTAGTTAAAGGTGAATCTGATGGGAGGAAGAAGAAAAAGAAGAAAACAACTACTTCTAAGACCAAAGCCTAAGATTCCGAATACCTTTGAATGTCCCAGATGTGGTAGAGTTGCAATCACTGTAGAAATAAAAAATGGTATAGCTAAAGTAAAATGTGGAAATTGTGGTTTAGAAGATGAATTTGAAGTTCCAGCAATTTTTGATGAGGCAAACGCATATGGTAAATTTATTGATAGGTATTTTGAAGGTAAGATACAAATAAAAGAGAGTAAGGCTGAGGAGAAGGAAGAAAATGAAACTCAAGGGGAAAGTGAAGAAGATAATACAGGAGAAGTTGAGTGAAGGAAGGGTTTTACATTTTTCTTTATTTGATCCAGATAAGGTAGATCTAGAAACATTATATTCTATAGCTTCTAAGTTAGTTGAGTCTGGTACTAGTGGCTTTTTAATTGGTGGTACATTAGGAGTATCAAAGGAAAAACTAGATAATATAATTGACATATTAGAAGATTTTAAGGTTCCTAAAATAATATTTCCAAGTAATGTAAATTTAATTACAGAAAAAGCTGACGCTATACTTTTTATGTCTTTATTGAATTCTGATGATATATATTATGTTACTGGTGCCCAACTCATTGCTGCGCCTATAATAAAAAAGCTAAGGCTTGAAACGTTGTCAACAGGTTATGTTATTGTTGGGCATGGTGGTACAGCTGCACATGTGGGTAGAGCTAGAGTTATACCGTATGATAACATTGAACTAATAGTTGCATACTCTATTATGGCTGAATTATTTGGAATGGATTTTGTTTATTTAGAAGCTGGTTCCGGCGCACCAGAACCTATAAGACCCTATGCTATATCAGTTACTAAAAAGTACTTAGAAAATACTAAGATAATAGTTGGTGGTGGAATAAGAAGTGAAGAAGTTGCAAAAGAGCTTGCACTTGCTGGTTCTGATATTATAGTTACTGGTAATATAATAGAGCAAAACTTAGAAAAAGCATTAAAAATAGTTAAAGAGATAAGTAATATTAGGAGATAACTATGCCATCAAGTAAAAAGAAAAAAGAGACTGTCCCATTAGCTTCAATGGCTGGATTAATAAGATATTATGAGGAAGAGAATGAGAAAATTAAGATATCTCCTAAATTATTAATTATTATAAGTATAATAATGGTTGCTGGAGTTATAGTTGCATCTATATTAATTCCTCCGCCATAAAATAATTAGGGAGCCCTAGCGTGGGCAACGGGTTACTGAGGAAACTCCGGCCTCCAGACCCCAGGGAGACCCCGTTACGGGGTAGGGGTAGTCCCCCTGGCAACTACACAGAAACGAACTAGTATGGTGGCAAATGAAAATGATTCGAAGGTGATCTGAGCGATCAGATCACCTAGATGAGAGTCACCATACTAGTTGAAACGGTAGTCCCTCCTGGAGCAAGTAGGGAGAAGATGAAATGGGGTCTGATTCTCCCTGGGACGCTAAGTCAAATCCCAATAATACAGAAGCCGGGTTATGCTAGGGCTCCCTTAAAATTTTTTCTATTATCTCCTTCTCTATTTTTATTATCTCACTCTCACTTTTGTTTCTATAAGATTCTAG
The nucleotide sequence above comes from Sulfurisphaera javensis. Encoded proteins:
- a CDS encoding ORC1-type DNA replication protein; translated protein: MSNIIDDILSSLKKSKIFRNRELLLPDYVPDELPHREDQIRRLVEILSPIIRVEKPNNIFIYGLTGTGKTAVTKFVLKKLYEKINNSFIYIYINTRQTDTPYRILADMLETLGVRVPFTGISTAELYKRFLKKVSELKPIIVIVLDEIDALVKKHGDDILYRLTRANYDIGKSKVSLIGITNDVKFIEFLDPRVKSSLSEEEVVFPPYNAEELEDILRKRAQLAFYESAISDEVLKLCSALAARDHGDARRALDLLRVAGEIAEREGSEKVSVEHVNKARVEIERDRVFEVVSTLPFHSKLVLLAIVIGFREKKRSLTTGEVYEIYVKLTKKVGVESVTQRRVSDIINELDMLGIITAKVVNRGRYGKTKEVNLAVNEDTIIKAITEKDNKIAGLWGR
- a CDS encoding SWIM zinc finger family protein; this translates as MLSSVTKAKSAVIEGRVIRLQVSDAYYYLYIFLGKNRDYILNERMCSCKDFLYNVMFRGKKNKCYHQLALEYALEKDMLITIEINKETLIDIIMEIYTMDKSFILRKILFSRGQKR
- a CDS encoding transcription elongation factor; translation: MGGRRKRRKQLLLRPKPKIPNTFECPRCGRVAITVEIKNGIAKVKCGNCGLEDEFEVPAIFDEANAYGKFIDRYFEGKIQIKESKAEEKEENETQGESEEDNTGEVE
- a CDS encoding geranylgeranylglyceryl/heptaprenylglyceryl phosphate synthase, yielding MKLKGKVKKIIQEKLSEGRVLHFSLFDPDKVDLETLYSIASKLVESGTSGFLIGGTLGVSKEKLDNIIDILEDFKVPKIIFPSNVNLITEKADAILFMSLLNSDDIYYVTGAQLIAAPIIKKLRLETLSTGYVIVGHGGTAAHVGRARVIPYDNIELIVAYSIMAELFGMDFVYLEAGSGAPEPIRPYAISVTKKYLENTKIIVGGGIRSEEVAKELALAGSDIIVTGNIIEQNLEKALKIVKEISNIRR
- a CDS encoding preprotein translocase subunit Sec61beta, with protein sequence MPSSKKKKETVPLASMAGLIRYYEEENEKIKISPKLLIIISIIMVAGVIVASILIPPP